A stretch of the Lolium perenne isolate Kyuss_39 chromosome 3, Kyuss_2.0, whole genome shotgun sequence genome encodes the following:
- the LOC127326924 gene encoding uncharacterized protein, whose translation MEISAATATAGSSPPPKPLLLRPHASSTPATSSTTATTTVRRRASPSASATIRRRARTRPRTRRSKTLSGGGESFSGDDGDGPFGHGSGGNGGGGGWNYGFGSGSGQGWDSSEPGVPANRRSAAEVALGVVYELMCLIAFSNCTQFAVRRLAGLLAARVAALRFVPTVC comes from the coding sequence atggagatctccgccgccacggCCACCGCCGGCTCCTCCCCGCCACCCAAGCCGCTCCTCCTCCGCCCACACGCCTCCTCCACCCCCGCCACCTcatccaccaccgccaccacaacagtccgccgccgcgcctccccctCCGCCTCCGCCACCATCCGCCGCCGCGCGCGCACCCGCCCCCGCACCCGCCGCTCCAAGACCCTCTCAGGCGGGGGCGAATCCTTCTCAGGCGACGACGGGGACGGCCCTTTCGGGCACGGCAGCGGCgggaacggcggcggcggcggctggaacTATGGGTTCGGATCCGGATCTGGACAGGGCTGGGACTCCTCGGAGCCCGGCGTCCCCGCCAACCGGCGATCGGCGGCGGAGGTGGCGCTGGGGGTGGTCTACGAGCTCATGTGCCTCATAGCCTTCTCCAACTGCACCCAGTTCGCCGTGCGCAGGCTCGCGGGGCTCCTTGCCGCCCGCGTCGCGGCGCTGCGCTTCGTTCCCACAGTCTGCTGA